Proteins encoded within one genomic window of Acinetobacter sp. YWS30-1:
- the dcd gene encoding dCTP deaminase, translated as MAIKSDRWIREMSEKHGMIEPYAENQIRLDENGQKLISYGVSSYGYDVRCAREFKVFTNVHSAIVDPKNFDEKSFIDIESDVCIIPPNSFALARTVEYFRIPRNVLTVCLGKSTYARCGIIVNVTPLEPEWEGHVTLEFSNTTNLPARIYAGEGVAQMLFFESDEVCETSYKDRGGKYQGQTGVTLPKA; from the coding sequence ATGGCAATTAAGTCTGATCGTTGGATTCGCGAAATGAGCGAAAAACACGGCATGATTGAACCGTATGCAGAAAACCAGATTCGTCTGGATGAAAATGGTCAAAAGCTGATTTCTTATGGTGTTTCAAGCTATGGCTATGACGTGCGATGTGCGCGTGAGTTTAAAGTATTCACCAATGTTCACTCTGCAATTGTCGATCCGAAAAACTTTGACGAAAAAAGCTTTATCGATATTGAATCGGATGTTTGTATCATTCCACCCAACTCATTTGCTTTAGCGCGTACAGTAGAATACTTCCGTATTCCACGAAATGTACTGACCGTTTGCTTGGGTAAATCGACTTATGCACGTTGCGGCATTATCGTGAATGTGACTCCACTTGAACCTGAGTGGGAAGGTCATGTCACGCTGGAGTTTTCAAATACAACTAACCTGCCTGCACGTATTTATGCGGGTGAGGGTGTGGCTCAAATGCTGTTCTTCGAATCAGACGAAGTTTGTGAAACCTCCTATAAAGATCGTGGTGGTAAATACCAAGGGCAGACAGGCGTTACTTTGCCTAAAGCTTAA
- a CDS encoding LysE family translocator, with the protein MISWLFIGLVAAILLTPGPTNTLLASSGIQVGFRKTFRLIPAEAFGYLIAITFWGFLIGKISVYLPELPHILKLCSAAYILFLALKLWRTAELGENFQCISIRARELFLATLLNPKALLFASAIFPVMVWKSSQYYVTYMLAFLALLIPIAFFWTFLGSLLARKNNRWLNQKNLQKTASIILMSFSVPLSYSALLSL; encoded by the coding sequence ATGATTTCATGGTTATTTATTGGTTTAGTGGCAGCCATTCTATTAACACCGGGCCCAACCAATACTTTATTGGCATCGTCAGGTATTCAAGTTGGATTTAGAAAAACTTTTCGCCTTATTCCTGCAGAAGCTTTCGGCTATCTCATCGCAATTACATTCTGGGGCTTTTTGATTGGTAAAATCTCGGTCTATTTACCGGAATTACCTCATATTCTCAAACTCTGTAGTGCTGCTTATATTCTATTTTTAGCTTTAAAATTATGGCGTACCGCAGAACTTGGTGAAAATTTTCAATGTATTTCGATTCGGGCACGGGAACTATTTTTGGCGACTTTGCTGAATCCTAAGGCATTATTATTTGCTTCGGCTATTTTCCCGGTCATGGTGTGGAAAAGCAGTCAATATTATGTGACTTATATGCTGGCATTCTTGGCATTACTTATTCCTATCGCATTTTTTTGGACCTTTTTAGGTAGCTTATTGGCCAGAAAAAACAATCGCTGGCTGAATCAAAAGAACTTACAAAAGACCGCTTCCATTATTTTAATGAGCTTTTCTGTACCTTTATCCTATTCAGCACTCCTCAGTCTTTAA